A part of Lujinxingia sediminis genomic DNA contains:
- a CDS encoding cupin domain-containing protein, with protein MRLNDDFARRTLVHASQQPWVPSPAAGVERRMIFRRGAEKARATSIVRYAPGSAFPSHVHTGGEEFLVLVGVFQDDAGDYPAGSYVRNPPGSSHAPAAKDGAIIFVRLWQFRADDTTHVVRLPGEGQQVAPRHEGGSARVLFEDEHEQVRLETWAPHTEVAIDHPDGLELLVISGQLHLSEGPVTAQGWLRLPAGEPLEARIGPEGAHVWMKLAPLLHANVSAFDDAPA; from the coding sequence ATGCGCCTCAATGACGACTTCGCTCGCCGCACTCTCGTGCACGCCTCACAGCAACCCTGGGTGCCCAGCCCGGCCGCCGGCGTCGAGCGGCGGATGATCTTCCGACGCGGAGCGGAGAAGGCGCGGGCCACCTCCATCGTGCGTTATGCGCCGGGAAGCGCGTTTCCCTCCCACGTGCACACGGGCGGAGAGGAGTTTCTGGTACTCGTCGGCGTCTTTCAGGACGACGCGGGCGACTACCCGGCCGGGAGCTACGTGCGCAACCCGCCGGGAAGCTCGCACGCCCCCGCCGCGAAGGATGGTGCCATCATCTTCGTGCGCCTCTGGCAGTTTCGAGCCGACGACACCACCCACGTCGTGCGCCTTCCAGGAGAGGGCCAGCAGGTTGCGCCGCGCCACGAGGGGGGCTCAGCGCGAGTGCTCTTCGAGGACGAGCACGAGCAGGTCCGCCTGGAGACCTGGGCACCGCACACCGAGGTCGCGATCGACCACCCCGATGGCCTGGAACTTCTGGTCATCTCGGGACAACTCCACCTGAGCGAGGGGCCGGTCACCGCACAGGGCTGGCTCCGCCTCCCGGCCGGCGAACCACTCGAGGCCCGCATCGGCCCCGAAGGCGCGCACGTCTGGATGAAGCTCGCCCCCCTTCTTCATGCGAACGTATCTGCCTTCGATGACGCGCCTGCCTGA
- a CDS encoding DUF1622 domain-containing protein, with the protein MSLSRTDTQTDTQTHLKLINTCARPCLGRTHTALLAIAAGLGGALVLALRQRARQNDWSGTYDHLRRRVGRTLLIALEFLLAAEIARSIFAGKTLNAALTLGVVVIVRTFLSIAIEMEISGRWPWNSAQHKPPHNSKTGH; encoded by the coding sequence ATGTCCCTGTCTCGGACGGACACACAGACGGACACACAGACACACCTCAAGCTCATAAACACTTGCGCTCGTCCCTGTCTCGGACGGACACATACCGCGCTCCTCGCCATTGCCGCAGGCCTGGGAGGCGCGCTCGTCCTCGCGCTCCGGCAGCGCGCTCGTCAGAACGACTGGAGCGGCACCTACGACCACCTCCGACGCCGCGTCGGCCGCACCCTCCTCATCGCGCTGGAGTTCTTACTCGCCGCCGAGATCGCCCGCTCCATCTTCGCTGGCAAGACGTTGAACGCGGCGCTGACGCTGGGTGTGGTCGTCATTGTCCGAACGTTTTTGAGCATCGCCATCGAGATGGAGATCAGCGGGCGCTGGCCCTGGAACTCGGCTCAACATAAACCGCCGCATAACAGCAAGACTGGGCATTGA
- the hdhA gene encoding 7-alpha-hydroxysteroid dehydrogenase: protein MFDIEMFMLKGKVAVVTGAGAGIGRGIARTFAAAGARVVVSDLSEEAAEAVAQAIVNEGGVAQALACDVTRESDLEALVEGCVGRFGRLDILVSNAGGGGPKPFDMPMEAFRQAFELNLFSLFRLSQLVAPKMAQVGGGAILGITSMAGENTNKRMAAYGASKAAANHLIRNIAFDLGGENIRVNGIAPGATRTEALSSVLNEEIEARMLKHTPLGRLGEVDDMANAALFLCSPAAGWISGQIVTVSGGGVQELD, encoded by the coding sequence ATGTTTGATATCGAGATGTTTATGTTGAAGGGCAAGGTGGCCGTGGTCACCGGAGCCGGCGCGGGGATTGGGCGCGGGATTGCCCGGACGTTTGCGGCGGCTGGAGCGCGTGTGGTGGTCAGTGATCTCAGTGAGGAGGCGGCTGAGGCGGTGGCCCAAGCGATCGTGAATGAAGGGGGAGTGGCTCAGGCCCTGGCGTGTGATGTGACCCGGGAGTCTGATCTGGAGGCATTGGTAGAGGGGTGCGTGGGGCGATTCGGGCGTCTGGACATTCTGGTGAGCAATGCCGGCGGGGGAGGGCCAAAGCCCTTTGATATGCCGATGGAGGCGTTTCGGCAGGCCTTTGAACTCAATCTCTTCTCGTTGTTTCGCCTCTCTCAGCTGGTGGCGCCGAAGATGGCGCAGGTGGGAGGGGGGGCGATTCTGGGGATCACGTCGATGGCCGGGGAGAACACAAATAAACGCATGGCGGCCTATGGTGCTTCGAAGGCTGCGGCCAATCATTTGATTCGGAACATCGCCTTTGATCTGGGCGGGGAGAATATCCGGGTGAACGGTATTGCCCCGGGGGCCACGCGTACCGAGGCGTTGAGCTCGGTTCTTAACGAGGAGATCGAGGCGCGAATGCTCAAGCATACCCCTCTGGGGCGTCTGGGTGAGGTGGATGATATGGCCAACGCGGCGCTGTTTTTGTGTTCGCCTGCGGCGGGTTGGATCAGTGGGCAGATCGTGACGGTCTCGGGCGGCGGTGTGCAGGAATTGGACTGA